Proteins encoded in a region of the Paenibacillus sp. W2I17 genome:
- a CDS encoding RluA family pseudouridine synthase — protein MSNPNKEQINDEELMNGNERMEWTVAAEHKKERIDKYITEAVDNVSRSQVQLWIGDGMVTVNGAVVKANAKLSEGDLVELQIPEPAAVEIVAEDIPLEVVYEDSDLIVINKQRGLVVHPAPGHTSGTLVNALMHHCKDLSGINGELRPGIVHRIDKDTSGLIMAAKNDRAHASLAAQLKEHTVNRRYIALVHGHLNHDQGTIDAPIGRDTNDRKMYTVTERNSKHAVTHFTVTERINDYTLLELKLETGRTHQIRVHMKFIGHPLVGDPTYGRNKGIKMQGQALHAAILGFVHPTTGEYLEFSAPIPQDMEDVLASLRSR, from the coding sequence ATGAGTAATCCGAATAAGGAACAGATTAACGACGAAGAACTAATGAATGGCAATGAACGTATGGAATGGACCGTTGCCGCTGAACATAAAAAAGAACGAATTGATAAATATATTACGGAAGCCGTAGATAACGTATCTCGCTCCCAAGTTCAATTGTGGATCGGAGACGGAATGGTTACGGTAAATGGTGCTGTAGTCAAAGCCAATGCCAAGTTATCCGAAGGGGATCTAGTTGAGTTACAGATTCCAGAACCAGCTGCTGTGGAGATCGTTGCCGAAGATATTCCGCTGGAAGTGGTATATGAAGACAGCGACCTGATCGTGATCAACAAACAGCGTGGTCTTGTGGTGCATCCGGCACCAGGACACACGTCGGGAACCCTCGTTAATGCACTTATGCATCACTGCAAAGACCTCTCGGGTATTAATGGGGAGTTGCGTCCTGGTATTGTGCATCGTATTGATAAGGATACATCCGGCCTGATTATGGCTGCCAAGAACGATCGTGCGCATGCATCACTGGCTGCTCAGTTGAAGGAACATACGGTGAATAGACGGTATATTGCGCTCGTTCATGGTCATCTTAACCATGATCAAGGGACCATTGATGCACCGATTGGACGAGATACCAATGACCGCAAAATGTATACGGTCACAGAACGTAACAGTAAACATGCCGTTACGCATTTTACCGTTACAGAGCGGATTAATGATTACACCTTGCTGGAATTGAAACTGGAGACAGGACGTACTCACCAGATTCGGGTTCACATGAAATTTATTGGTCACCCGCTTGTAGGAGATCCAACTTATGGACGGAATAAAGGCATCAAAATGCAAGGACAGGCTCTTCATGCGGCCATTCTTGGATTTGTGCATCCAACAACGGGAGAATACCTTGAATTTTCAGCTCCGATTCCGCAAGATATGGAAGACGTGCTTGCCTCGTTACGCAGTCGTTAA
- the lspA gene encoding signal peptidase II → MVYYILAFIVFLLDQGTKYLIATRMELREEIPVIGNFFVITSHRNSGAAFGILQDQRWFFIVVTLIVVVALIWYLQKVKDTPHKLLPVALSLVLGGAIGNFLDRALTGEVVDFVQLNFGSYTFPIFNIADSAICIGVGLIIVETLLEGRREKAAAKIEGNEHHE, encoded by the coding sequence GTGGTGTATTATATCCTCGCTTTTATCGTATTTTTATTGGATCAGGGAACCAAGTATCTGATTGCAACCCGGATGGAACTCAGAGAAGAAATTCCGGTCATCGGCAATTTCTTTGTCATCACATCACATCGTAATTCAGGTGCAGCTTTTGGCATTCTGCAAGACCAGCGTTGGTTCTTTATCGTTGTTACGTTGATTGTGGTCGTTGCCTTGATTTGGTATTTGCAAAAGGTAAAAGATACCCCGCACAAATTGCTGCCTGTGGCGCTTAGTTTGGTGCTTGGTGGAGCAATTGGCAACTTCCTTGACCGGGCATTGACCGGAGAAGTTGTGGATTTTGTACAACTTAATTTTGGAAGTTATACGTTTCCCATTTTTAACATCGCCGATTCGGCAATCTGTATCGGTGTAGGGTTGATCATAGTGGAGACATTGCTTGAAGGACGGCGCGAAAAAGCAGCCGCGAAGATTGAAGGGAATGAACATCATGAGTAA